In a single window of the Syntrophomonadaceae bacterium genome:
- a CDS encoding glycosyltransferase family 4 protein codes for MQNMLRQKIMQLVTLSETGGAQKVVYFLAAGLDREKYEVTVACGPGGELVEWLEKLPAVKVIELDCLKREISPFQDFLCFFKLYRLFKSGGYDIVHCHSSKAGILGRLAAHLAGVPKIFFTAHGWGIGGHQPFWLRLVYTLAERLAGRVSTRVACVSEYDRDKGLALKLVDAAKMAVIYNGVPDNAPSKVDRIAVRQELNLGAGSVVIGTVMRLSPPKQPLLFLEATRRLLAEDSERYRFLIVGDGPLRSQCREFISQNKLEGQVILAGNREDVQRLLTGFDIFALFSAYEGLPLTIIEAMLAGVPVVAKNVGGVGEMVVHGETGYLVQGPDIGPAVEQIKELAGSEELRTKMGLAGRKRAKELFDLDVMIARYEKLYS; via the coding sequence ATGCAAAATATGTTGCGGCAGAAAATTATGCAGCTGGTGACTCTGTCTGAAACAGGCGGGGCGCAGAAGGTGGTTTATTTCCTGGCGGCAGGGCTTGACCGGGAGAAGTACGAGGTTACTGTGGCCTGCGGGCCGGGCGGGGAGCTGGTGGAATGGCTTGAAAAACTGCCCGCGGTAAAGGTGATAGAGCTTGACTGTCTGAAGCGGGAGATATCTCCGTTTCAGGATTTTTTGTGCTTTTTTAAGCTGTACCGCTTATTTAAGTCCGGCGGTTACGACATTGTGCACTGCCACAGCTCCAAGGCCGGTATCTTGGGGCGGCTGGCCGCACACCTGGCCGGGGTGCCGAAAATTTTCTTTACCGCCCATGGCTGGGGGATTGGCGGCCACCAGCCCTTTTGGCTGCGCTTGGTGTACACTCTGGCGGAACGGCTGGCGGGGCGGGTGAGCACCCGGGTGGCCTGTGTTTCGGAATACGATCGGGATAAAGGGCTGGCTTTGAAGCTGGTTGATGCCGCTAAAATGGCGGTCATCTATAACGGGGTGCCGGATAATGCCCCCAGTAAGGTGGATAGGATCGCGGTGCGGCAGGAGCTTAACCTAGGTGCCGGCAGTGTTGTTATCGGTACCGTAATGCGTTTGTCTCCCCCCAAGCAGCCGCTGTTGTTTTTGGAGGCGACCAGAAGGCTTTTGGCGGAAGACAGTGAGCGCTACCGCTTTCTTATTGTCGGGGACGGGCCCCTGAGATCCCAATGCCGGGAGTTTATCAGCCAAAATAAGCTTGAAGGCCAGGTAATACTTGCCGGCAACCGGGAAGATGTACAAAGGCTCTTAACAGGCTTTGATATTTTTGCCCTCTTTTCCGCCTACGAGGGGCTTCCCCTGACCATTATCGAGGCCATGCTGGCCGGGGTGCCGGTGGTGGCCAAAAACGTTGGCGGGGTGGGGGAGATGGTGGTGCATGGGGAAACAGGGTATCTGGTGCAGGGGCCGGACATCGGCCCTGCCGTGGAGCAGATTAAGGAACTTGCCGGCAGCGAGGAACTGCGGACGAAAATGGGCCTGGCCGGCAGGAAGCGGGCTAAAGAGCTGTTTGACTTAGACGTAATGATTGCTCGGTACGAAAAGCTTTACAGTTGA
- a CDS encoding type II toxin-antitoxin system RelE/ParE family toxin, whose translation MYRVIFSRRAEKAFLSLSDKDATRIKDAVEKLKKDPRAYGTIKLENAPVASYRYRVGEERILFDINDEARVIEILDIRKRDERTYK comes from the coding sequence ATGTATCGCGTTATCTTCTCCCGTCGAGCGGAAAAGGCTTTTTTGAGCTTGTCCGACAAGGATGCTACACGGATAAAAGATGCGGTAGAAAAGCTGAAAAAAGATCCTAGAGCTTATGGTACCATCAAGTTGGAGAATGCTCCGGTGGCTTCCTACCGATATAGAGTAGGTGAGGAGCGGATTCTTTTTGACATAAATGATGAAGCCAGGGTAATTGAGATCCTAGACATCAGGAAAAGAGATGAACGTACTTATAAATAA
- a CDS encoding HEPN domain-containing protein — translation MSMREEHFALAEYWMEKADESLRAAKVLLDAGITGASMSRLYYAVFYAASALFAAIRSTVKLFVPSNHYV, via the coding sequence TTGAGTATGCGAGAAGAACACTTTGCCTTAGCAGAGTACTGGATGGAAAAAGCTGATGAAAGTTTGCGCGCGGCCAAAGTATTATTGGATGCCGGAATTACCGGGGCCAGCATGAGCCGGTTGTATTATGCCGTTTTTTACGCAGCCAGCGCGTTATTTGCCGCCATTAGATCAACTGTAAAGCTTTTCGTACCGAGCAATCATTACGTCTAA
- a CDS encoding nucleotidyltransferase domain-containing protein: MEFKELNLAGHQLIAIQEASRILQAYFPVQEVRLFGSFAKGEGTEDSDLDIFVLTTRPVSYTEKAAMSDAIFEINLQYGVIIHLLIASADEWNSSVWSQLPVYQDIRQEGAII; this comes from the coding sequence ATGGAGTTTAAAGAACTGAATCTTGCCGGTCATCAGCTTATTGCCATCCAGGAAGCGAGCAGAATATTGCAGGCTTATTTTCCAGTGCAAGAAGTGCGTTTGTTTGGCTCTTTTGCCAAAGGAGAGGGAACGGAAGATTCTGATCTGGATATATTCGTATTGACTACACGGCCAGTTTCTTACACTGAAAAAGCGGCTATGTCAGATGCTATTTTTGAAATTAACCTGCAGTATGGCGTTATCATCCACCTGTTAATAGCTTCAGCAGACGAGTGGAATTCATCGGTATGGTCGCAATTACCGGTATATCAGGATATTCGTCAAGAAGGCGCGATTATTTGA
- a CDS encoding glycosyltransferase gives MKNIIKRIVKLFQDPRRLIKKVVNNISDSKIKRLVLRFPSEDDIKKTIEACLGRYINKPAFIFPAPSCPWGYLFQRPQQIASTLARCGFPVIYCVDVQSYCEPDWSVRGLKQLHPNMFLFNDGNYGNLLSKLNVPSVIWQYWPLQNKSIRNLVSNCVYVYDCIDDLSTFQQYDDLLIDHEESLHRANVVLATSDLIFKKIYDSRPDVILVPNGVCYEDFGRPERVFWPKLERLRNKSKVLVGYYGAIAEWMDFDLIYYCAKQFPEWNFLLVGQVYPNVTIEQKELFNTNNIEIWPRQDYDRLPYLLSKFDITIVPFKINQITMCTSPVKIFEYMAGGKPVVSTDLPECRKYTSVLIAKSKEEFAQRLEDSLKLKNDESFINELFKEARNNTWEARVSTVLCALKSKGLI, from the coding sequence ATGAAAAATATAATCAAAAGAATTGTAAAATTATTTCAAGACCCGAGACGGCTAATAAAAAAAGTCGTGAACAATATATCTGATTCAAAAATTAAAAGGTTAGTTCTCCGATTTCCATCTGAAGATGATATCAAAAAAACTATCGAGGCCTGTTTGGGTAGATATATAAACAAGCCGGCATTCATTTTTCCTGCGCCGAGTTGTCCATGGGGATATCTGTTTCAACGGCCGCAGCAAATCGCTAGTACCTTGGCACGTTGCGGTTTTCCTGTAATCTACTGTGTAGATGTACAGAGTTATTGTGAGCCGGATTGGAGTGTACGTGGCTTAAAACAATTGCACCCGAATATGTTTTTATTTAACGATGGAAATTACGGTAACTTATTAAGTAAACTGAACGTACCCTCAGTAATATGGCAATATTGGCCTTTACAAAACAAAAGTATACGAAACCTAGTGTCTAACTGTGTCTATGTATATGATTGCATTGATGATTTGAGTACTTTTCAACAGTACGATGATTTACTTATTGACCATGAGGAATCTCTTCATAGAGCCAATGTAGTTTTAGCTACTTCTGATTTGATTTTTAAAAAAATATATGACTCCCGACCGGATGTAATTCTAGTTCCCAATGGAGTATGTTACGAGGACTTTGGTAGACCTGAACGCGTATTTTGGCCTAAATTAGAACGTTTGAGAAATAAATCAAAGGTACTTGTTGGTTATTATGGTGCAATAGCTGAATGGATGGATTTTGATTTGATTTACTATTGCGCAAAGCAGTTTCCAGAGTGGAATTTTCTATTAGTTGGTCAAGTTTATCCAAATGTTACAATAGAACAAAAAGAACTGTTTAATACGAATAATATTGAAATATGGCCACGCCAGGACTACGACCGATTGCCATACCTATTGTCTAAGTTTGATATTACTATTGTGCCCTTTAAAATAAATCAAATTACTATGTGTACTTCTCCTGTAAAAATATTTGAGTATATGGCTGGAGGAAAGCCTGTAGTTAGCACAGACTTGCCTGAATGCCGTAAATATACCTCAGTATTAATAGCCAAAAGTAAAGAGGAATTTGCTCAAAGGCTGGAAGATTCATTGAAACTTAAGAACGATGAATCATTTATCAATGAACTTTTCAAGGAGGCGCGAAACAATACATGGGAAGCTCGAGTATCTACGGTATTATGTGCTTTGAAGTCGAAAGGTTTAATATAA
- a CDS encoding nucleotidyl transferase AbiEii/AbiGii toxin family protein, whose translation MLTSLQIRVAKLFLSLPEACHFALAGGAALIFKNEVARHTQDLDFFCPLQNEVRAASESLQKSLASLGLRFQIVSSSPSFVRMIVQETESNEEVVVDIGHDYRLKKPDDTEIGPVLSTEELAADKLLALFGRAEARDFVDVYHLMHKFGVASVLHLAKEKDTGFDPYILAIEIGKLARLPRKEFEVDDLTYQELQIFFRNLRAELLEKAL comes from the coding sequence ATGCTGACTTCTTTACAGATACGTGTTGCCAAGCTTTTCTTAAGTCTTCCGGAGGCGTGTCATTTCGCACTGGCCGGAGGTGCTGCGCTTATTTTTAAAAACGAAGTTGCGAGACATACTCAGGATTTGGATTTTTTTTGCCCCCTTCAAAATGAAGTACGAGCTGCGTCTGAAAGTTTACAAAAAAGTCTTGCGAGTTTAGGATTACGCTTCCAAATCGTAAGTTCCTCTCCGTCATTTGTGAGAATGATCGTGCAGGAAACTGAATCCAATGAAGAAGTAGTCGTTGATATTGGACATGATTACCGTCTTAAAAAGCCCGATGACACTGAGATAGGGCCTGTTCTGTCTACTGAAGAACTTGCAGCAGATAAGCTGCTCGCGCTATTTGGACGTGCTGAGGCACGAGATTTCGTTGATGTTTACCATTTGATGCATAAGTTTGGTGTAGCATCTGTTCTGCATTTGGCAAAAGAGAAGGATACCGGATTTGATCCGTATATCCTGGCAATTGAAATTGGAAAGCTCGCTCGTCTTCCCAGAAAAGAGTTTGAAGTAGACGATCTTACATATCAGGAATTGCAGATTTTTTTTCGCAATCTTCGAGCTGAACTTTTGGAAAAAGCGCTTTGA
- a CDS encoding sugar transferase: MRWTLAGKFAGDAIFFNAGYLLAFLIRFGGELPKANWEAFLATSPYITVIALILFYGYGLYTPGRRRFEEIFASLFCALAITFLAAITLSYMLHQFAFPRTVFLISAPLQLLLLGLWRWLAWDWSRKRMGPLRLVVIGSPAQAVERARQISQAGEDMYQVAVLITVSPEATLQKHGEGAPGGDAYSELAAAIDHKTANGILFCQDVPREIRIALMSQAAAQGLSIFVIPDTYEIILSNSRLDQMDGIPVFRLTGFAPNPSLAWERLTDVALAMVIAVLSLPVMLLAAIAIKLETPQGPILFRQERVGQGGKVFQLYKLRTMVPDAEKLTGPVLATDKDPRITKVGRVLRFMRIDELPQLYNVLFGNMSFVGPRPERPFFVEQFRREVPGYDYRHQIKVGITGLAQVEGKYSTSVEDKLCYDLIYAKTKSPLKDLQILLHTIKVMLMRSKAS; the protein is encoded by the coding sequence GTGCGCTGGACGCTGGCAGGCAAATTTGCTGGAGATGCGATCTTTTTCAATGCCGGTTACCTATTAGCCTTTTTGATTCGTTTTGGCGGCGAATTGCCAAAAGCTAACTGGGAAGCCTTTTTGGCTACATCTCCCTATATTACTGTGATAGCCTTGATCCTTTTTTATGGTTACGGCCTGTATACCCCTGGGCGGCGTCGCTTTGAGGAGATCTTCGCTTCCTTGTTTTGCGCCTTGGCCATCACCTTTTTAGCTGCCATTACCCTTTCCTACATGCTGCACCAGTTTGCCTTTCCCCGGACGGTCTTTTTAATCTCTGCTCCCTTGCAGTTACTGCTTTTAGGCCTTTGGCGCTGGCTGGCCTGGGACTGGTCCAGAAAGCGGATGGGGCCGCTCAGGCTGGTGGTGATTGGTTCCCCGGCCCAGGCTGTGGAAAGGGCCCGGCAGATCAGTCAGGCCGGAGAGGATATGTACCAGGTGGCCGTCCTGATAACAGTCTCACCAGAGGCAACTCTACAAAAGCATGGCGAGGGCGCGCCTGGAGGGGATGCCTATTCCGAGCTAGCAGCGGCTATAGACCACAAAACAGCTAATGGCATACTTTTTTGCCAGGATGTGCCTCGAGAGATAAGGATTGCCCTGATGTCTCAGGCGGCGGCTCAGGGATTATCAATCTTTGTCATCCCGGATACCTATGAAATTATCCTTTCTAATTCCCGGCTGGATCAAATGGACGGGATTCCGGTCTTCCGGTTAACGGGCTTCGCCCCGAATCCCTCCTTGGCCTGGGAGCGGTTAACCGATGTGGCCTTGGCCATGGTGATTGCCGTTTTGTCTCTGCCGGTAATGCTGCTCGCCGCTATCGCCATCAAGCTTGAAACTCCGCAGGGGCCGATCCTCTTTCGCCAGGAGCGCGTAGGGCAAGGAGGCAAAGTCTTTCAGCTTTATAAGCTCCGCACCATGGTACCAGACGCTGAAAAACTAACCGGGCCGGTCCTGGCCACAGATAAAGACCCCCGCATCACCAAGGTGGGTCGGGTACTCCGATTTATGCGCATCGATGAATTGCCCCAGCTTTATAATGTGTTATTTGGTAATATGAGCTTTGTCGGGCCACGCCCGGAGCGGCCCTTCTTTGTGGAGCAGTTCCGCCGGGAAGTTCCCGGTTATGATTACAGGCACCAGATCAAAGTGGGTATTACCGGACTGGCCCAGGTGGAGGGCAAGTACAGCACTTCAGTTGAGGACAAGCTCTGTTATGACCTGATTTACGCTAAGACCAAATCCCCGCTTAAAGACCTGCAGATCTTACTCCACACAATTAAAGTCATGTTAATGCGCAGCAAGGCCTCATAA
- a CDS encoding glycosyltransferase family 2 protein, producing MRTSRVHVLLSTYNGQKYLEELMDSVLQQDYPELAMLIRDDGSTDETLRILEKYSSLKNVQILHGKNIGVVRSFFSLLELSSPDAEYIAFCDQDDVWKKDKVARAVGILDRYSDNVPAMYCSRATLVDENLEILGLSQFYGREPAFGNALVQNIATGCTIIINNAARQLLLKKLPSAAIIHDWWIYLVVSAFGKVYYDVESRILYRQHSANTIGEKSGFLAKWTKRAKRFLKLGRIPLVTKQANEFNKIYGESLPLDKKIMLDSFINQRSTFMGRLRYAFKGETYRQAKLDDLIFRVLIVLNRI from the coding sequence ATGAGAACCTCTAGAGTCCATGTTTTATTATCGACATACAATGGCCAAAAGTATTTAGAAGAGCTGATGGATAGTGTTTTGCAACAAGACTACCCGGAATTGGCAATGCTTATCCGGGATGATGGTTCAACTGATGAAACCCTACGTATACTCGAAAAATATTCGAGCTTAAAAAATGTGCAAATTTTGCATGGGAAAAACATAGGGGTTGTAAGAAGTTTTTTTTCGTTGCTTGAACTTTCATCGCCTGATGCGGAGTATATCGCTTTTTGTGACCAGGACGATGTGTGGAAAAAAGATAAGGTTGCCCGGGCCGTCGGCATCCTGGATAGATATAGCGATAATGTGCCGGCTATGTATTGTTCCCGGGCCACATTGGTGGATGAAAACCTTGAAATATTGGGGCTCTCACAGTTCTACGGGCGAGAACCGGCTTTCGGCAATGCCTTGGTTCAGAACATTGCCACGGGATGCACAATAATAATAAACAATGCCGCCCGGCAATTGCTCTTGAAGAAGCTCCCTTCGGCGGCAATAATTCATGACTGGTGGATTTACCTGGTTGTTTCAGCGTTTGGCAAAGTTTATTACGATGTAGAGTCCAGAATATTATACCGGCAGCACTCCGCCAATACGATTGGTGAAAAAAGCGGATTTTTAGCAAAATGGACAAAAAGGGCCAAGAGATTTTTAAAGCTGGGCAGAATACCCCTGGTTACCAAGCAGGCAAATGAATTTAACAAAATATACGGAGAATCTCTTCCTTTGGATAAAAAAATAATGCTCGACAGCTTTATTAATCAGCGAAGCACATTTATGGGTCGCTTGCGCTATGCTTTCAAAGGCGAGACCTACCGGCAGGCAAAGCTCGACGACCTTATTTTCCGGGTGTTGATTGTTTTAAATCGCATTTAA
- a CDS encoding addiction module protein, giving the protein MSVDKIKTEALRLSPEARAYLARELLLSLDTMNEADIEKLWIDEAIRRDEELDSGRVRAYPADEVLTRARARRK; this is encoded by the coding sequence ATGAGCGTTGATAAAATTAAAACCGAAGCTCTTCGGCTGAGCCCGGAGGCGCGCGCTTATTTAGCTCGGGAGTTGCTGCTCAGCTTGGATACAATGAACGAGGCTGATATTGAAAAACTATGGATAGACGAGGCCATTCGTCGAGATGAAGAATTGGATAGCGGGAGAGTGCGTGCATACCCTGCTGATGAGGTACTCACCCGTGCGCGCGCTCGCCGAAAATGA
- a CDS encoding HD domain-containing protein, whose product MEKPKLFRDPVHGFIKIQRGLLLNLIECREFQRLRRIRQLGTTPATYHGAEHSRFGHSLGVMHLFCKLASHLREIGFPLNEEQLLVGKISALLHDIGHGPFSHALEGFLVEGRKHEYWSCEILRGDTEVFKKLSEFDPSLPGKVVEAISGNPRWKLIKNVISSQLDVDRMDYLQRDSIMTGTTYGKFDLDRLLEMLTICGENLVVESKALPVAEQFVFSRYYAYWQIYFHKTTRGLEKLLQATWKRAQYLYQNSELPASEIPRMLLPFLSGASSLQAYIDLDDSDLLHAVKLWSYADDVVLRDFALRVLNRRLFKPVAVPENAPFDFSEKVKDILKKCGYDPRYYLLQDRTSDVAYDYYTQDEEGQKPSILVLNEHGNPVEISKISAPIRSIAGKRQVGVYIYVPDEECRKEIVMEINKLR is encoded by the coding sequence TTGGAAAAGCCAAAACTGTTTAGGGATCCAGTTCATGGCTTTATTAAAATTCAAAGAGGCTTGTTATTAAATTTGATTGAATGTAGGGAGTTTCAGAGGTTAAGAAGAATTCGGCAGTTGGGTACAACTCCCGCAACTTATCATGGTGCCGAGCATTCCCGTTTCGGACATTCTTTGGGAGTTATGCACCTTTTTTGCAAATTGGCTTCGCACCTGCGTGAAATTGGTTTTCCCTTGAACGAAGAGCAATTGCTGGTTGGCAAAATATCTGCCTTATTACATGATATAGGCCACGGGCCTTTTTCCCATGCATTGGAAGGATTTTTAGTTGAAGGGCGAAAGCATGAGTATTGGAGCTGTGAAATTCTCAGAGGTGACACAGAGGTTTTCAAAAAACTTAGCGAATTCGATCCATCGTTGCCTGGTAAAGTTGTAGAAGCCATTTCCGGTAACCCCAGATGGAAACTAATTAAAAATGTGATTTCCAGTCAATTAGATGTGGACAGAATGGATTATTTGCAACGGGATTCTATTATGACAGGAACTACATACGGCAAATTTGACCTGGACCGACTACTGGAAATGTTAACTATTTGTGGTGAGAACTTGGTGGTAGAAAGTAAGGCGTTGCCGGTAGCCGAACAATTTGTGTTTAGCAGATACTATGCCTATTGGCAAATATATTTTCACAAGACTACCCGTGGCTTAGAAAAACTATTACAGGCAACCTGGAAACGGGCGCAATACCTTTATCAAAACAGTGAGTTGCCGGCATCTGAAATTCCCAGGATGCTTTTGCCGTTTTTATCAGGGGCTTCTAGCTTGCAAGCATATATTGATTTGGATGATAGCGATTTGTTACATGCAGTCAAGTTATGGTCATATGCCGATGATGTTGTTTTAAGGGATTTTGCTTTGAGGGTACTCAACCGCAGACTATTTAAACCGGTTGCTGTGCCAGAAAATGCGCCATTTGACTTTAGTGAAAAAGTAAAAGATATCCTGAAAAAATGTGGTTATGACCCACGCTACTATTTACTGCAAGACCGGACATCGGACGTAGCCTATGATTATTATACTCAAGATGAAGAAGGGCAAAAACCATCTATTTTGGTGCTGAACGAGCATGGTAACCCGGTTGAAATATCTAAAATTTCTGCTCCTATTCGCTCTATTGCCGGTAAGCGGCAGGTTGGTGTATATATTTATGTTCCGGATGAAGAATGCCGGAAAGAAATAGTTATGGAAATAAATAAATTACGATGA
- a CDS encoding glycosyltransferase family 4 protein produces the protein MKIVLLNRSNSLEFPGGDTVQINAIAEYLADMSYDVQVINDFDPKLSDNDLAIIFNLTNPYEALIHSKLATANGVPFILFPVYWDLERTIPINAYPNILAEIIKRIVPVCFRDLIKGARYYLKNYDRIKKLGISYKFREFLFRHALINKIIDNAACVCPNSEAEKVHLLAAYSSMSRARTHIIKNGFDNKGDISNEIMMLEKQFGSWVNHTFICCVGGIGPRKNQLNLIKASNAIDVTLVIVGKPSLGSEKYYNLIRSISSSKVVFTGSLDHRIVQALLSKATVHVQPSFIETPGIASLEAAAQGCQIVVSDVPPVREYFQENAYYCNPHSVDSIANSIKNALAQGRPNPTIQKYVKENYQWDIVLEPLLNVINSI, from the coding sequence ATGAAGATTGTTTTGTTGAATCGAAGCAATTCCCTAGAGTTTCCAGGAGGTGATACAGTTCAAATAAATGCGATAGCAGAGTATTTAGCGGACATGAGCTATGACGTACAGGTGATTAATGATTTTGATCCTAAATTGTCAGACAATGATTTAGCAATAATCTTTAACTTAACTAACCCGTATGAGGCATTAATTCATTCAAAGTTGGCAACAGCAAATGGAGTACCGTTTATTTTATTTCCAGTATATTGGGACTTAGAACGAACTATACCAATCAATGCTTACCCAAATATACTGGCTGAGATAATAAAGAGAATTGTACCCGTATGTTTTAGAGACTTAATTAAAGGGGCGAGGTATTATTTAAAAAATTACGATAGGATAAAGAAACTCGGCATTTCCTATAAATTTCGAGAGTTCCTGTTCAGGCATGCCTTAATAAATAAGATTATAGATAACGCCGCGTGTGTTTGCCCAAATTCAGAGGCAGAGAAAGTACATTTATTAGCTGCGTACTCATCAATGTCCAGAGCTCGAACTCATATAATAAAGAATGGGTTTGACAATAAAGGCGATATAAGCAACGAAATAATGATGTTAGAAAAACAATTTGGTAGTTGGGTTAACCATACCTTTATTTGCTGTGTAGGGGGTATTGGACCTAGAAAAAATCAGCTAAATTTGATTAAGGCTTCAAATGCAATTGATGTGACTTTAGTTATTGTTGGAAAACCGTCTCTTGGAAGTGAAAAATACTATAATTTAATTAGAAGCATCTCGAGTAGTAAAGTAGTATTTACAGGGTCATTGGACCATAGGATAGTTCAGGCATTGCTAAGCAAAGCTACGGTACATGTTCAACCAAGTTTTATAGAAACGCCAGGTATAGCATCTTTAGAAGCTGCTGCCCAAGGGTGCCAAATTGTAGTCTCTGATGTTCCTCCTGTGAGAGAGTATTTCCAAGAAAACGCCTACTATTGTAACCCTCATTCCGTTGATTCTATTGCAAATTCAATCAAAAATGCTTTAGCCCAAGGAAGACCAAATCCAACCATTCAAAAATATGTTAAGGAAAACTATCAATGGGATATTGTATTAGAACCACTTCTGAATGTTATAAATTCAATTTAA
- a CDS encoding transposase: MYLIVLRGINKQRIFEDNEDNRKFIEILGKHKETSGYQLYAYCLMSNRLHLLPSRRR; encoded by the coding sequence ATCTACCTTATAGTATTAAGAGGAATTAATAAGCAGCGGATATTTGAAGATAATGAGGACAACCGGAAGTTTATAGAGATACTTGGGAAACATAAAGAAACCAGCGGATACCAGCTATATGCCTATTGCTTAATGAGCAATCGTCTTCACCTGTTGCCTTCAAGAAGACGGTAA
- a CDS encoding type II toxin-antitoxin system Phd/YefM family antitoxin — MLDILKNPFVGVHELRKNLTKLLSSVKEDGAEVVITQQGKPVALLVDIEKYLEVKQALKEFSDAEYLAGLLEARKEIKDGKGIPAEEVFSKKVL; from the coding sequence ATGCTAGACATTCTTAAGAATCCCTTTGTTGGGGTTCATGAGCTACGGAAGAATTTGACTAAGCTTCTCTCTTCAGTCAAGGAAGATGGGGCAGAGGTGGTTATAACCCAGCAGGGCAAGCCAGTTGCTCTTTTGGTGGATATAGAGAAATATCTTGAGGTTAAGCAAGCATTGAAGGAATTCTCTGACGCTGAATATTTAGCAGGCTTGCTTGAGGCTAGAAAGGAAATCAAGGACGGGAAGGGAATCCCTGCCGAGGAAGTCTTTTCCAAGAAGGTTCTGTAA